A stretch of the Microtus ochrogaster isolate Prairie Vole_2 chromosome X, MicOch1.0, whole genome shotgun sequence genome encodes the following:
- the Cxcr3 gene encoding C-X-C chemokine receptor type 3, giving the protein MYLEVSERQVLDASDFAFLLENSTSPYDYGENESVFDSPPCTQDFSLNFDRAFLPALYSLLFLLGLLGNGAVAAVLLSQRTALSSTDTFLLHLAVADALLVLTLPLWAVDAAVQWVFGSGLCKVAGALFNINFYAGAFLLACISFDRYLSIVHATQIYRRDPWLRVALTCIVVWGLCLLFALPDFIFLSASYDQRLNATRCQYNFPQVGHTALRILQLVAGFLLPLVVMAYCYAHILAVLLVSRGQRRLRAIRLVVVVVVAFAVCWTPYHLVVLVDILMDLGVLARNCGRESHVDVAKSVTSGMGYLHCCLNPLLYAFVGVKFREQMWMLLMRLGRSDQRGLQRQPSSSRRESSWSETTEASYLGL; this is encoded by the exons ATGTACCTTGAG GTTAGTGAACGTCAAGTGCTAGATGCCTCggactttgcctttcttctggAGAACAGTACCTCTCCTTATGATTACGGGGAAAACGAGAGCGTCTTTGACTCCCCGCCCTGCACACAGGACTTCAGTCTGAACTTTGACAGAGCCTTCCTGCCAGCCCTCTATAGCCTCCTCTTTTTGCTGGGGCTGCTAGGCAACGGGGCTGTGGCTGCTGTGCTACTGAGCCAGCGCACTGCCCTGAGCAGCACAGACACCTTCCTGCTCCACCTGGCTGTGGCCGATGCACTGCTGGTCTTGACCCTGCCGCTATGGGCAGTAGATGCTGCTGTCCAGTGGGTTTTtggctctggcctctgcaaaGTGGCAGGTGCCCTCTTTAACATCAACTTCTACGCAGGGGCCTTCCTGCTGGCCTGCATAAGCTTTGACCGCTATCTGAGCATAGTGCATGCCACCCAGATCTACCGCAGGGACCCCTGGCTACGCGTAGCCCTCACCTGCATAGTTGTCTGGGGACTCTGTCTGCTCTTTGCCCTCCCAGACTTCATCTTCCTGTCAGCCAGCTATGATCAGCGCCTCAATGCCACTCGCTGCCAGTACAACTTTCCCCAGGTGGGTCACACGGCTCTGCGTATCCTGCAGCTGGTGGCCGGTTTCCTGCTGCCCCTTGTAGTCATGGCCTACTGCTATGCCCATATCCTGGCTGTGCTGCTGGTCTCCAGAGGCCAGAGGCGCTTACGAGCCATAAggctagtggtggtggtggtggtggcctttgCTGTCTGCTGGACCCCCTATCACCTGGTGGTGTTGGTGGATATCCTCATGGACCTGGGAGTTTTGGCCCGAAACTGTGGTCGAGAAAGCCACGTGGACGTGGCCAAGTCAGTCACCTCGGGCATGGGCTACTTGCACTGCTGCCTCAACCCACTGCTCTATGCCTTTGTGGGGGTGAAGTTCAGAGAACAAATGTGGATGCTGCTCATGCGCCTGGGCCGCTCTGACCAGAGAGGGCTCCAACGTCAGCCATCATCTTCACGGCGGGAATCATCGTGGTCTGAGACGACAGAGGCCTCCTACTTGGGCTTGTAA